The Impatiens glandulifera chromosome 3, dImpGla2.1, whole genome shotgun sequence genome contains a region encoding:
- the LOC124929503 gene encoding DNA-directed RNA polymerase II subunit RPB1: MDVRFPHSPAEVAKVRCVQFGILSPDEIRQMSVVQIEHGETMERGKPKPAGLSDPRLGTIDRKMKCETCMANMAECPGHFGHMELAKPMFHIGFLKTVLSIMRCVCFNCSKILADEDDHKFKQAQKIRNPKNRLRKILDACKNKTKCEGGDDIETQGQESDEPAKKSRGGCGTQQPKISIEGMKMIAEYKIQKKKSDDPEQLPEPVERKQQLTAERVLNVLKRITDEDCKLLGLNPEFARPDWMILQVLPIPPPPVRPSVMMDASARSEDDLTHQLAMIIRHNENLRKQERNGAPAHIISEFAQLLQFHVATYFDNDLPGQPRATQRSGRPIKSICSRLKAKEGRIRGNLMGKRVDFSARTVITPDPTINIDQLGVPWSIALNLTYPETVTPYNIERLKELVEYGPHPPPGKTGAKYIIREDGQRLDLRYLKKSSDHHLELGYKVERHLNDGDFVLFNRQPSLHKMSIMGHRIKIMPWSTFRLNLSVTSPYNADFDGDEMNMHVPQSFETRAEVLELMMVPKCIVSPQANRPVMGIVQDTLLGCRKITKRDTFIEKDVFMNILMWWEDFDGKIPAPAILKPRPLWTGKQVFNLIIPKQINLLRTSAWHSESETGNITPGDTHVRIERGELISGTLCKKTLGTGTGSLIHVIWEEVGPDAARKFLGHTQWLVNYWLLQNGFSMGIGDTIADAATMEKINETISKAKNDVKLLISEAQDKKLEPEPGRTMMDSFENRVNQVLNKARDDAGSSAQKSLAESNNLKAMVTAGSKGSFINISQMTACVGQQNVEGKRIPYGFIGRTLPHFTKDDYGPESRGFVENSYLRGLTPQEFFFHAMGGREGLIDTAVKTSETGYIQRRLVKAMEDIMVKYDGTVRNSLGDVIQFLYGEDGMDSVWIESQKLDSLKMKKFEFDKTFRFEFDDEKWKPDYLSPEHVEDIRSIKELRDVFDAEVQKLEADRLQLGTEITTTGDNSWPMPVNLKRLIWNAQKTFKVDTRKASGLHPMEVVEAVDKLQERLKVVHGDDLLSMEAQKNATTFFNILLRSTLASKRVLKEYKLSREAFDWVVGEIESRFLQSLVAPGEMIGCVAAQSIGEPATQMTLNTFHYAGVSAKNVTLGVPRLREIINVAKKIKTPSLSVYLKPEVNKTKENAKNIQCALEYTTLRSVTEATEVWYDPDPMSTLIEEDSEFVKSYYEMPDEEIDPDKISPWLLRIELNREMMVDKKLSMADIAEKINLEFDDDLTCIFNDDNAEKLILRIRIMNDDSRKGDAQDESAEDDVFLKTIESNMLTEMALRGIPDINKVFIKNGKINRFDEDEGFKPEIEWMLDTEGVNLLAVICNENVDARRTTSNHLIEVIEVLGIEAVRRSLLDELRVVISFDGSYVNYRHLAILCDTMTYRGHLMAITRHGINRNDTGPLMRCSFEETVDILLDAAVYAESDYLKGVTENIMLGQLAPIGTGSCSLYLNEPMLQQAIDIQLPSYMDGLDFGMTPARSPVTGTPYHDGMMSPNYLLSPNLRLSPINTDAQFSPYVGGMGFSPMSSPGYSPSSPGYSPSSPGYSPTSPGYSPTSPGYSPTSPGYSPTSPTYSPSSPGYSPTSPTYSPTSPSYSPTSPSYSPTSPSYSPTSPSYSPTSPSYSPTSPSYSPTSPAYSPTSPAYSPTSPSYSPTSPSYSPTSPSYSPTSPSYSPTSPAYSPTSPGYSPTSPSYSPTSPSYSPTSPSYNPSSAKYSPSLAYSPSSPILSPSSPYNASSPNYSPTSPSYSPTSPTYSPSSPSYSPSSPYGSGVSPDYSPSAAQYSPSAGGYSPSAPGYSPSSTSQFSPQMSKDDKSSIKKRP; this comes from the exons AACTAAATGTGAAGGCGGTGATGATATTGAAACTCAAGGACAAGAGTCTGATGAGCCGGCCAAGAAAAGTCGAGGGGGTTGTGGTACTCAGCAGCCTAAAATCTCCATTGAAGGTATGAAAATGATAGCCGAGTACAAGATTCAGAAAAAGAAAAGCGATGACCCTGAGCAGTTACCTGAGCCAGTGGAAAGAAAGCAACAACTTACTGCTGAAAGG GTGCTGAATGTGCTGAAGCGTATAACTGATGAAGACTGCAAATTGCTAGGCCTAAATCCGGAGTTTGCTCGTCCTGATTGGATGATTTTGCAAGTGCTCCCTATACCTCCTCCTCCTGTGAGGCCTTCTGTAATGATGGATGCATCTGCGCGCAGTGAG GATGACTTAACCCATCAGTTGGCTATGATCATCAGACATAATGAAAATTTGAGGAAACAGGAGAGAAATGGGGCTCCTGCACATATTATCTCAGAATTTGCACAGCTTTTGCAGTTTCATGTAGCTACATACTTTGACAATGATCTACCTGGTCAGCCAAGG GCTACACAGAGATCTGGCCGACCCATTAAGTCAATATGCAGTAGGCTTAAGGCTAAGGAAGGTCGTATTAGAGGTAATTTGATGGGGAAGCGCGTTGACTTTTCAGCCCGAACAGTTATTACTCCAGATCCAACAATCAATATTGATCAGCTTGGAGTACCATGGAGTATTGCTTTGAATTTAACATATCCAGAAACTGTTACTCCGTACAACATTGAAAG GTTGAAGGAGCTAGTTGAGTATGGCCCTCATCCTCCTCCTGGGAAAACTGGAGCGAAGTACATAATCAGAGAAGATGGTCAGAGGCTCGATCTAAGATATTTGAAGAAAAGTAGTGATCACCATCTGGAGCTTGGTTACAAG GTGGAACGGCATTTAAATGATGGGGACTTTGTCCTTTTCAATAGACAGCCAAGTTTGCATAAGATGTCCATAATGGGACACCGAATCAAAATTATGCCATGGTCTACTTTCCGGTTAAACTTGTCAGTTACATCTCCATACAATGCAGATTTTGATGGAGATGAAATGAATATGCATGTTCCTCAATCATTTGAAACCAGAGCAGAAGTTCTAGAGCTGATGATGGTACCCAAATGTATCGTATCACCTCAAGCAAATCGACCCGTTATGGGTATTGTTCAGGATACTCTTTTAGGCTGTCGCAAGATAACCAAGAGAGACACATTTATTGAGAAG GATGTTTTCATGAACATACTGATGTGGTGGGAGGATTTTGATGGAAAGATACCTGCACCAGCTATTTTGAAGCCTAGACCTCTTTGGACTGGGAAGCAAGTATTTAACCTGATCATTCCCAAgcagataaatttattaaggaCATCGGCTTGGCATTCAGAATCAGAAACTGGAAATATAACTCCAGGTGACACCCACGTTCGAATTGAAAGGGGTGAACTTATTTCAGGCACCCTTTGTAAGAAAACGCTTGGGACGGGCACAGGAAGTCTTATCCACGTAATTTG GGAGGAAGTTGGACCTGATGCTGCTCGCAAGTTCTTGGGGCACACTCAGTGGCTTGTCAACTATTGGCTTTTGCAAAATGGTTTCAGCATGGGAATTGGAGACACAATTGCTGATGCTGCAACTATGGAAAAGATTAATGAAACTATTTCTAAGGCTAAGAATGACGTGAAATTACTGATTAGCGAGGCCCAAGATAAGAAACTGGAGCCTGAACCTGGGCGAACTATGATGGATTCTTTTGAGAATAGAGTGAATCAG GTGCTAAACAAAGCTCGTGATGATGCTGGAAGTAGTGCTCAAAAGAGCTTAGCAGAGAGTAATAATCTAAAGGCAATGGTTACAGCAGGGTCGAAAGGGAGTTTCATTAACATATCACAGATGACTGCTTGTGTGGGACAACAAAATGTTGAGGGTAAACGTATACCTTATGGTTTCATAGGTCGGACTCTTCCCCATTTCACAAAGGATGATTACGGGCCTGAAAGTCGTGGGTTTGTGGAGAACTCTTATTTACGTGGTTTGACCCCACAAGAATTCTTTTTCCACGCCATGGGTGGTAGAGAAGGTTTGATTGATACAGCAGTCAAAACCTCGGAGACAGGTTACATTCAAAGGAGGCTAGTAAAAGCTATGGAAGATATCATGGTTAAATATGACGGTACAGTTAGGAACTCATTGGGGGATGTTATTCAGTTTCTATATGGAGAGGATGGTATGGATTCTGTGTGGATTGAATCGCAGAAGTTGGATTCccttaaaatgaaaaaattcgAGTTTGACAAGACTTTTAGATTCGAGTTTGACGATGAGAAGTGGAAGCCAGATTACTTGTCGCCAGAGCATGTGGAGGATATAAGAAGTATCAAGGAGCTGAGGGATGTGTTTGATGCCGAAGTCCAGAAACTCGAAGCAGATAGACTTCAGCTAGGAACAGAAATTACCACAACTGGTGATAACTCTTGGCCTATGCCAGTAAATCTGAAAAGATTGATTTGGAATGCACAAAAAACCTTTAAAGTCGACACTAGAAAAGCTTCTGGTCTCCATCCAATGGAGGTCGTGGAAGCTGTTGACAAGCTACAGGAGAGGTTGAAGGTTGTTCACGGCGATGACTTGTTGAGCATGGAAGCACAAAAGAATGCCACCACTTTCTTCAATATTCTTCTTCGTAGTACACTTGCTAGCAAGAGGGTTCTGAAGGAGTATAAGCTTTCCCGAGAGGCATTTGACTGGGTTGTTGGTGAGATTGAATCCCGGTTTTTACAATCCCTCGTGGCACCGGGGGAAATGATTGGTTGTGTCGCTGCTCAATCCATAGGTGAACCTGCTACACAGATGACTCTAAATACTTTCCATTATGCTGGTGTGAGTGCCAAAAATGTTACTCTTGGTGTTCCTCGACTGAGAGAGATTATCAACGTGGCAAAGAAAATCAAAACTCCTTCTCTTTCTGTTTACCTAAAGCCTGAAGTCAACAAGACGAAAGAGAATGCCAAGAACATCCAGTGTGCTTTAGAATACACCACTCTTCGAAGTGTAACAGAGGCGACTGAGGTGTGGTACGATCCGGATCCAATGAGCACGCTCATAGAAGAGGATTCCGAATTCGTGAAGTCTTATTACGAAATGCCCGACGAAGAAATCGACCCCGACAAAATTTCGCCATGGTTGCTTCGTATAGAGTTGAATCGGGAGATGATGGTTGATAAAAAGCTGAGCATGGCCGACATTGCGGAGAAGATAAATCTCGAGTTTGATGATGATCTGACTTGTATATTCAACGACGATAACGCTGAGAAACTGATCCTTCGAATCCGTATCATGAACGACGACTCTCGGAAAGGGGACGCCCAAGATGAATCTGCTGAAGACGACGTCTTCCTTAAAACGATCGAAAGTAACATGCTGACGGAGATGGCACTTCGAGGCATACCCGATATCAACAAGGTTTTCATTAAGAATGGTAAAATTAATAGGTTCGACGAGGACGAGGGATTCAAGCCGGAGATCGAATGGATGCTCGACACAGAAGGTGTCAATCTTTTGGCGGTTATTTGCAATGAAAACGTTGATGCACGACGAACAACCAGCAACCACTTGATCGAAGTAATTGAAGTCCTTGGCATCGAAGCAGTCCGTCGATCCCTTCTGGATGAATTACGTGTTGTCATATCATTTGACGGATCTTATGTGAACTACAGACATCTTGCGATATTATGCGATACCATGACCTACCGAGGTCACTTAATGGCCATAACTCGTCACGGCATAAACAGAAACGACACCGGTCCGTTGATGAGATGCTCGTTCGAGGAAACTGTGGACATTCTACTAGATGCTGCTGTTTATGCCGAATCAGACTATCTGAAGGGCGTTACCGAAAATATAATGCTCGGCCAGCTGGCACCCATCGGCACAGGCAGTTGCTCTTTGTATCTGAACGAGCCGATGCTTCAGCAAGCCATCGACATCCAGCTCCCTAGTTACATGGATGGTTTGGATTTTGGCATGACCCCTGCTCGGTCCCCAGTAACTGGAACTCCTTATCACGACGGCATGATGTCACCTAATTATTTGTTAAGCCCTAATCTCCGTTTATCACCAATCAACACGGATGCCCAGTTTTCTCCTTATGTTGGCGGAATGGGATTCTCTCCAATGTCTTCTCCCGGGTACAGCCCATCTTCTCCCGGGTATAGCCCATCATCTCCCGGGTACAGTCCCACATCTCCTGGGTACAGTCCCACATCTCCCGGGTACAGCCCAACATCACCCGGGTACAGCCCCACTTCACCAACTTATAGCCCAAGCTCTCCAGGGTACAGTCCGACGAGTCCAACATATTCACCAACTTCCCCTAGTTATAGTCCGACATCCCCTAGCTACAGTCCGACATCCCCTAGCTACAGTCCTACTTCTCCAAGCTACAGTCCTACATCACCCAGCTACAGTCCTACATCTCCAAGTTATAGCCCGACCTCTCCGGCTTACAGCCCGACCTCCCCTGCATACAGTCCGACCTCACCGTCTTACAGCCCTACTTCACCTTCTTACAGCCCTACTTCACCTTCTTATAGTCCGACTTCTCCTTCCTACAGCCCTACATCTCCGGCTTATAGCCCGACTTCTCCAGGATATAGTCCAACATCTCCGAGTTATAGTCCAACTTCACCAAGCTACAGTCCTACATCGCCGAGTTACAATCCATCGTCTGCGAAATACAGTCCATCTCTTGCTTATTCTCCTAGCAGTCCGATACTTTCACCATCCAGCCCATACAACGCATCATCTCCAAATTACAG CCCAACATCGCCTTCTTATTCACCAACATCACCGACATATTCTCCTTCCAGCCCGTCATACAGCCCAAGCAG CCCATATGGTTCTGGGGTGAGCCCGGATTACAGCCCTAGTGCAGCGCAGTACAG TCCGAGTGCTGGTGGGTACTCACCAAGTGCCCCTGGATATTCTCCGTCGTCTACAAGCCAGTTCTCACCACAGATGAGCAAAGACGACAAAAGCAGCATTAAGAAGAGGCCTTGA
- the LOC124931428 gene encoding thioredoxin-like protein CDSP32, chloroplastic has translation MAAVANLSLAPITKLAPFSYTHVDPNPFFLKIAKNSTFTTPFKLETSSSRSTRFLTRTAESNTAAPSKKTAGGDERVQKVHTVQEFDDALRMAKNKLVVVEYAASHSQKSSKIYPFMVDLSRTCNDVEFILVMGDESEEMKQLCEREKVEKVPHFTFYKGLEKIHEEEGIGPDQLIGDVLYYGDSHSGVAQLHSGEDVEKLIEDHKADHKLVVLDVGLKHCGPCVKVYPTVLKLSRQMETVVFARMNGDENESCMKFLRDMDVVEVPTFLFIRDGKICGRYVGSGKGELIGEILRYQGVRVTY, from the exons ATGGCTGCCGTCGCAAATCTCTCCCTTGCCCCCATCACAAAGCTCGCCCCTTTCTCATACACCCATGTCGACCCTAATCCCTTCTTCCTTAAAATCGCCAAGAACTCTACTTTTACAACTCCCTTCAAACTAGAAACGTCGTCGTCTCGATCCACAAGGTTTCTCACTAGGACCGCCGAAAGCAACACGGCCGCGCCCTCAAAGAAAACCGCCGGTGGGGACGAGAGGGTGCAGAAAGTGCACACAGTTCAGGAATTCGACGACGCACTTCGGATGGCGAAGAACAAGCTGGTGGTTGTCGAATACGCCGCCAGCCATAGCCAAAAGAGCAGCAAGATCTACCCTTTCATGGTGGATTTGAGCCGAACGTGCAACGACGTCGAATTCATTCTTGTCATGGGCGATGAATCAGAGGAGATGAAACAGCTATGTGAAAGAGAAAAGGTCGAGAAGGTTCCACACTTCACCTTCTACAAAG gtttGGAAAAGATCCACGAGGAGGAAGGAATCGGGCCGGACCAGCTGATTGGAGATGTTCTATATTACGGGGACAGCCATTCGGGTGTGGCGCAGCTCCACAGTGGGGAAGATGTTGAGAAACTGATAGAGGACCACAAGGCGGACCATAAGCTGGTGGTGCTTGACGTGGGGCTCAAGCATTGCGGCCCCTGCGTCAAGGTTTATCCAACGGTGCTCAAGCTGTCGCGGCAAATGGAAACGGTGGTCTTCGCAAGGATGAACGGGGACGAGAACGAGAGTTGCATGAAGTTCTTGAGAGACATGGATGTCGTCGAAGTTCCCACGTTTCTCTTCATAAGAGACGGCAAGATTTGCGGTAGATATGTAGGCTCCGGTAAGGGAGAACTCATTGGGGAGATCCTTAGATACCAGGGAGTTCGAGTTACTTACTAA